The segment CAACCCCGATTTAATTCTCACCGACATGATGATGGCTCATCTAAACGGCGAACAACTGGTGCGCGAAATACGCCTACGCCCCGAACTAGAAAGCATCCCCATTATCTTGCTAACAGCTAAAGCCGACGATGCCCTGCGCGTTCAGATGTTGCGAGAGGGCGCCCAAGACTACCTGATGAAACCATTTTGGGCTGAAGAATTACTCGCACGGGTTAACAACCTCATCGCCATAAAGCGCGTCCGCGAGGTACTCCAACAGGAAGTAGTTAGCAAAAACCAGGACTTAGCGGTATTAGCCAACGAGGTGACATCAGCCAAACGCGAACTGCAAAAACTGGCATCTGAGTTAGAAATCCGCGTGCAGGAACGCACTGCCGAGTTACAAGCAGCTAATAAACTGTTGCAAGAAGAAATAGCTGAACGCCAGCGGACAGCAAGCGAACTATACAAGGAAAGAGAACGTTTCCGGAGCTACTTCGCTCTGCCTCTAGTGGGTATCGCCATTACTTCACCAGAAAAAGGGTGGCTCGAAGTTAACGACAAATTGTGCGACATATTGGGGTATTCCAGACAGCAGCTCATGTCGATGAACTGGGCAGAGTTAACTCATCCCGACGATTTGGCAAGTGATGTGGAGCAGTTTAACCGACTATTGGTGGGTGAAATTCAAGGCTATTGCCTTGATAAACGTTTTATCCGCAAAAACGGGCAGACTATTCACGCTAGCATTTCAGCTGGCTGCGTGCGTCGCGCTGATGGCTCGGTCGATTACGTGGTGGCTCTGATTGAGGACATCACCATTCGCAAGCAAGCTATAGGGCTGCTGCTAGAGCGTGAATCTATTCTTCGCAGTTTTTACAACAGCGCTCCGCTGATGATGGGAGTAGTTGAGCTGGTTGATGATGATATCCTGCATATTTCTGATAACGCAACGAGCGCGAAGTTGTTTGGGCTAACGCCAGAGGCGATGCAAAATCGGCTTGCCAGCGAAATCGGATTACCGCCAAACTACCTGCAAATGTGGATTGAGCGCTATCGTTCTGCTGGTGAGGCTAAGGCTCCTATACGCTTTGAATATACTCACGAAAATGGCGAGGGTAGTAGTTGGCTGGCAGCCACAGTTTGCCCAATTGTTACAAGTTCTGAGGATAGTCAGAGATTTTGTTATGTGGTTGAGGACATTACCTCGCGCAAGCAGGCTGAGGAAGAGATTCGCACTTTGAACGCAGAACTTGAACAGCGAGTCATCGAACGTACAGCACAACTGGAAGCTGCCAACAAAAGTAAGGATGAACTGCTGCTGCTGGAGCAGAAGGCACGCAAACAAGCTGAAATGACAGGGCTGGCTTTAGCCCAGTCTGAGGCGCGTTACCGGGCGATTGGCGAGTCGATTCCGTATGGTGTGTGGATGTGCGATAAACATGGGGGGATTATCTACGTCAGCGACTCTTTTCTTCAGTTAATTGGCGTGAGTTTAGAGGAGTGTCAGGCGAAAGGGTGGACAAATTGGCTGCCGCAAGATGATGTAGAACCCGCGATCGCTGCGTGGAAAAACTCTATTGAAAATAGCAATTTTTGGGACTACGAGTACAAAATTTTAGGTACGGATGGTCGTCACTATGCCATCTTGAGTCGTGGAGTACCCGTGCGGGATGCGGCGGGCGAAATCGCCTGTTGGGTGGGGATTAATTTGGATATCACCGAGCGCAAAAAGTTGCAAGAAGCGCTAAAACAACAGACAGAGGAATTAGAGCGAGCAAGTCGCCTGAAGGATGAATTTTTGGCAATTGTCTCCCACGAACTGCGAACGCCGATTAATTGCGTCCTTGGGTGGGCTACTTTGTTGCGTACCCGGAAGTTTAATGAAGCCAAGGCAGATATGGCCCTCGAAACCATAGAACGCAATGCGCGATCGCAGACTCAGTTGATTGAAGATATCTTGGATATCTCGCGCATGAGTCGCAATGACCTCCAGCTAAAGCTTGGACCCGTTAACCTCGTGCCTCCGATCCAAGCGGCAATTAATGCAATTGCACCTCAAGCTGAAGCTAAGGCAATTCAACTAATATCTTTTATTGAACCAAGAGCCGTTATTGTCAGCGGTGATAGCAAACGCTTGCAGCAGGTAGCGAGCAATTTACTCTCCAACGCTATCAAGTTCACCCAGGATGGCGGGCGTGTTGAAATCGAATTGTCAGTAGTAACGGGCAATGGTGAATTGGGAATGGGCGATGGGGAAGAGGCAGAGATTCTCCAATCCAAAATCGAACAATCGCCAATCCCGTATGTCAAGATGCGGGTAAGCGATAGCGGCAAAGGTATAAGCGCCAGCTTTATGCCCTATGTCTTCGATTTGTTTCGCCAGGAAAATGGCGGTATCAGGCGATCGCATGGTGGACTTGGGCTGGGATTAGCCATTGTGCGTCACCTGGTAGAACTGCACGGTGGTGACATCACCATCCACAGCGCTGGTGTTGGGCAGGGAACCACTTTTATCGTAAAGCTACCACTCTTGCAACAAGACTTCCCACCCTTGAGTGTAAAAATGTTATAGCTAAAAACAGGCTGTACTCTTTTCCCCAAAAGCAGGTGGTAAAAGATGTTTTTAGGTTAATAATCTGTTTCACATTTAATTTAACTAAAGGCACTAACTAAAAATCTTGAAGCACATAGCTTTTATTTGTTTTGCATGACAGCGCTCGTTTCCAGGCAGAGTTTGGGAATGCTTTTGACTTGTTTAGCATAAAACAAGCGAATACAGTGAACTTATCGGGGGGCTGGCCGCTATTTCCAAGATGACAGAAACAAAGCAGGCTAATACATATCCCCCTCTGGTGGAGAGTCTTCCAGAGGCACAAGGACACCAAGAACGCGCAGCCTTGATTCGCGAACAAGCGGCTCGGACTCTAGCGGAGGCGACCCAATGGCGGTTTGCCTTTTTGGCCGAAGCAAGTACGCTGCTAGCCGCATCCCTCGACTATGAGACAACCCTTGCTAATGTGGCTGATTTGGTAGTGCCCCATCTAGCTGACTGGTGCTTTGTTTATGTGGTTGGGGAAGATAAGTCTATCAGCCAAGTGGCAGTAGCTCATATAGATAAAGACAAGGTGAAACAGGCGCAAAAACTGCATGGCCGCTACCCGCCCGATCCTAACGCACCGCGTGGCGTAGCAGGAGTATTGCGTAATGGCAAGTCAGAGATTTACGCCGAAGTATCAGAAGCACAGTTAGAGGAAGTAGCCCGCGATCGCGAACACTTGGAAATTCTTAAGAAAGTGCAGATCAAATCCGTGATGCTGGTGCCGATGAAGGCACGCGGGCAAACGCTGGGCGCGATCGCCTTTATCACCTCAGAATCAGATCGTCATTATGCAGCAGACGATCTGGCTTTGGCAGAAGACCTAGCCAGCCGCGCCGCCCTAGCTGTAGATAATGCCCGACTATATCGCGAAGCAGAACTTGCTGCCTATCGCACTGCCCGCTTGCAAGCAGTGACGGTCGCCCTCGGATCGGCTATCACAGTAGCACGGGTGGCTGAAGTTGTGGTTGAACAAGCGATCGCTTCTTTGAGTGCATCTTGTGGCTTAATTGCCTTGCTCAATGAAACCGAACATACTCTAGAAATTGTGCATGCGATTGGCTATCCTATTGAGCTAGCCGAAGCCTGGAGCAGTTTCCATATAAACACGCCAGTTCCCCTAGCCGAATCCGTGCAAACTGGCGAAGCCATTTTCATACCAACCAAGCAAGTCTGGGATCAACGCTATCCACACCTAGCCTCAGCCGCCACCATTACAGGCAACCGCGCTTTCGCTGCTATCCCGCTGATGGTGGATGGGCAGGCAGTAGGGGCGATGGGGCTAAGTTTCGATGACTCCAAGCACTTTGGTGCGGATGATTGTGCTTTCATGGTGTCACTCGCCCAGCAGTGTGCCCAAGCTATGGAACGCGCCTATTTATACGAAGCTGAACAGCGGGCACGCGAGGCGGCGGAGGCGTCCAACCGCATGAAGGACGAGTTCCTGGCTATTGTTTCCCACGAACTGCGGACACCCCTCAATTCAATGTTGGGCTGGGCTAGTTTGTTGCGTAGTCGCAAGTTTGATGAAGCCACTACAGCACGCGCTATAGAAACTATTGAGCGCAATGCTAAGTTGCAGAAACAACTGATTGAAGACATCTTGGATGTCTCGCGCATGATGCAGGGTCAAATGCGTTTGAATATTCAGCCAGTTCCACTAGCACAGGTGATTCAAGACTCTATTCACGGCCTAGTGCCATC is part of the Microcoleus sp. FACHB-831 genome and harbors:
- a CDS encoding PAS domain S-box protein yields the protein MQKNWDDYGYGMALLGTTLLVLLLWPSLLPNLLAGSNFIPHGHCYLWKPDLVWLHIVSDSLIGLAYVSISLTLAYLVHRARRDIPYHWMFLAFGLFIIACGATHFMEVWTLWHPTYWLSGSIKLITASASITTAIALPPLIPQILALVAAAKTSEERRLKLETANKELEALYEKLKRLDQVKTEFFANVSHELRTPLTLILEPSEKLIKAELTNEQHHYLEIINRNARLLLKRVNDLLDISKLEAGKMTLDYALVDVAELVRITCAHFDTLAALRKISFSVETPPSLFAQIDPEKFQGICFNLLSNAFKFTPEGGSISCIFKEVGVEQDGINNSVYKKSETIEPDRHIQSASSKIKSSHCELIVQDSGEGVAPNLRNIIFERYQQGEVNSSHSIGGSGLGLAIVKEFVELHKGAIAVGEAPEGGASFTVKLPLVAPLGESANLVEMPIYRVLESRKLEEWQIVEANSATSLQSNPKSKKSKIPNPNSPLVLVVEDNLDLNRLIADTLAGEFIVASAFDGREGLEKAIQLNPDLILTDMMMAHLNGEQLVREIRLRPELESIPIILLTAKADDALRVQMLREGAQDYLMKPFWAEELLARVNNLIAIKRVREVLQQEVVSKNQDLAVLANEVTSAKRELQKLASELEIRVQERTAELQAANKLLQEEIAERQRTASELYKERERFRSYFALPLVGIAITSPEKGWLEVNDKLCDILGYSRQQLMSMNWAELTHPDDLASDVEQFNRLLVGEIQGYCLDKRFIRKNGQTIHASISAGCVRRADGSVDYVVALIEDITIRKQAIGLLLERESILRSFYNSAPLMMGVVELVDDDILHISDNATSAKLFGLTPEAMQNRLASEIGLPPNYLQMWIERYRSAGEAKAPIRFEYTHENGEGSSWLAATVCPIVTSSEDSQRFCYVVEDITSRKQAEEEIRTLNAELEQRVIERTAQLEAANKSKDELLLLEQKARKQAEMTGLALAQSEARYRAIGESIPYGVWMCDKHGGIIYVSDSFLQLIGVSLEECQAKGWTNWLPQDDVEPAIAAWKNSIENSNFWDYEYKILGTDGRHYAILSRGVPVRDAAGEIACWVGINLDITERKKLQEALKQQTEELERASRLKDEFLAIVSHELRTPINCVLGWATLLRTRKFNEAKADMALETIERNARSQTQLIEDILDISRMSRNDLQLKLGPVNLVPPIQAAINAIAPQAEAKAIQLISFIEPRAVIVSGDSKRLQQVASNLLSNAIKFTQDGGRVEIELSVVTGNGELGMGDGEEAEILQSKIEQSPIPYVKMRVSDSGKGISASFMPYVFDLFRQENGGIRRSHGGLGLGLAIVRHLVELHGGDITIHSAGVGQGTTFIVKLPLLQQDFPPLSVKML
- a CDS encoding GAF domain-containing sensor histidine kinase translates to MTETKQANTYPPLVESLPEAQGHQERAALIREQAARTLAEATQWRFAFLAEASTLLAASLDYETTLANVADLVVPHLADWCFVYVVGEDKSISQVAVAHIDKDKVKQAQKLHGRYPPDPNAPRGVAGVLRNGKSEIYAEVSEAQLEEVARDREHLEILKKVQIKSVMLVPMKARGQTLGAIAFITSESDRHYAADDLALAEDLASRAALAVDNARLYREAELAAYRTARLQAVTVALGSAITVARVAEVVVEQAIASLSASCGLIALLNETEHTLEIVHAIGYPIELAEAWSSFHINTPVPLAESVQTGEAIFIPTKQVWDQRYPHLASAATITGNRAFAAIPLMVDGQAVGAMGLSFDDSKHFGADDCAFMVSLAQQCAQAMERAYLYEAEQRAREAAEASNRMKDEFLAIVSHELRTPLNSMLGWASLLRSRKFDEATTARAIETIERNAKLQKQLIEDILDVSRMMQGQMRLNIQPVPLAQVIQDSIHGLVPSAQAKSIQLLSSIKNEGAMVAGDQNRLQQVVWNLLGNAIKFTPSGGRVEIELSVVMGNGEEEEIPHSPFQNPNSKIEQSPISYAQIRVSDTGNGISPSFLPFVFERFRQENSSTTRSHGGLGLGLAIVRQLVELHGGMVAADSLGVGLGATFTVLLPLLKKTK